In Rhodococcus rhodochrous, a single genomic region encodes these proteins:
- a CDS encoding alpha/beta fold hydrolase, with product MGSDDSSIIAEYFGYASHWLTTREGERIHYLDEGDPDSPPVILLHGSAIGITAAANFYLTVPALVDAGYRVVAPDLYGYGFTEAPPGVDAIRPNQVDLVIRTMDALGLARAHVIGNSLGGMVLASLALEHPERVAGGVVVGTAGARWKDGSRFEPNLTSHKDTGRYEPSLVRRSMKHLVHDPRMVPEELVEFRTRMAERPGAYERHQESTRMRELSKVHYPFLPENAARCRVPMLFLFGREDRVNPPEDALAGAEAFPNADLVVFGHCGHWTMIERADDFNHLVLRFLSGYDERIVEPPLYADDLRGERLLAGGGR from the coding sequence ATGGGATCGGACGATTCCTCGATCATCGCCGAGTATTTCGGGTACGCGTCGCACTGGCTGACCACACGGGAGGGGGAACGGATCCACTACCTCGACGAGGGGGATCCGGATTCACCGCCGGTGATACTGCTCCACGGTTCGGCGATCGGAATCACCGCGGCGGCCAACTTCTACCTCACCGTTCCGGCACTGGTCGATGCCGGGTACCGGGTCGTGGCACCGGATCTGTACGGCTACGGCTTCACCGAAGCGCCGCCCGGTGTGGACGCGATACGGCCGAACCAGGTCGATCTGGTGATCCGGACGATGGACGCCCTCGGCCTGGCGCGAGCCCACGTCATCGGAAACTCCCTCGGAGGCATGGTCCTTGCGAGCCTGGCACTCGAACACCCGGAACGAGTGGCCGGCGGCGTCGTGGTGGGCACGGCCGGGGCGCGCTGGAAGGACGGATCGCGGTTCGAACCGAATCTGACGTCCCACAAGGACACCGGACGGTACGAGCCTTCGCTGGTCCGCCGTTCGATGAAGCATCTGGTCCACGACCCGCGCATGGTCCCCGAAGAACTCGTGGAGTTCCGGACGCGAATGGCCGAGCGTCCCGGCGCGTACGAACGGCACCAGGAATCGACGCGGATGCGGGAACTCAGCAAGGTGCACTATCCGTTCCTGCCGGAGAATGCCGCTCGTTGCCGAGTGCCGATGTTGTTCCTGTTCGGCAGGGAGGACCGGGTGAACCCGCCCGAGGACGCACTGGCGGGAGCCGAGGCATTCCCCAACGCCGACCTGGTCGTGTTCGGTCACTGCGGGCACTGGACGATGATCGAACGCGCAGACGATTTCAACCATCTCGTCCTGCGTTTCCTCTCGGGTTACGACGAGAGGATCGTCGAACCTCCGTTGTATGCGGACGATCTGCGTGGCGAGCGCCTGCTCGCCGGAGGAGGCCGGTGA
- a CDS encoding flavin reductase, with translation MRATPAVSDRTSDYVVVDPAHDTREFRNALSRYATGVAVVTTTADGEPTGMTVNSFAAVSLDPPLILWSVRSDSSRAGVYTSADAFAVNVLSSDQTDISNVFASASSGTEGFRTFSWSRGSKSVPLIDGAIARFECRVHAVFPGGDHDIIVGEVDECSLVDGESLLFVQGGYATPQQMTSPTDNCKEAGGEMDPASAEPSFAQVLTAASHRLSRRFDEHRAQFGLSVASARVLQRLSCGSRTVQELAVSAYLGPRATEDAVSELIESGLVVRNEDRFSLSTDGSATYEQIAEIARRFNRDALADLDDSDVAATRRVLEALARS, from the coding sequence ATGAGGGCAACGCCGGCGGTTTCGGATCGCACGTCCGACTACGTCGTCGTCGATCCTGCACACGACACCCGCGAGTTCCGCAATGCCCTGAGCCGTTACGCAACAGGCGTGGCGGTAGTCACCACCACCGCGGACGGTGAGCCGACCGGTATGACGGTCAATTCGTTCGCTGCCGTGTCCCTGGATCCACCTCTGATCCTCTGGTCGGTGCGTTCCGACTCGAGTCGGGCCGGCGTGTACACCTCGGCCGACGCCTTCGCGGTCAATGTTCTCTCGTCCGACCAGACTGACATCTCGAACGTGTTCGCATCCGCGAGCTCGGGAACCGAGGGATTCCGGACGTTCTCCTGGAGTCGCGGATCGAAGAGCGTTCCTCTGATCGACGGTGCCATCGCGCGTTTCGAGTGCCGTGTGCACGCCGTGTTCCCCGGAGGGGATCACGACATCATCGTGGGAGAAGTCGACGAGTGTTCCCTCGTCGACGGTGAGTCGCTCCTCTTCGTTCAGGGTGGTTATGCCACGCCGCAACAGATGACGTCGCCAACAGACAATTGCAAGGAAGCCGGCGGGGAGATGGATCCGGCTTCCGCCGAGCCGTCGTTCGCGCAGGTTCTCACAGCCGCGAGTCATCGTCTCTCGCGGAGATTCGACGAACACCGCGCGCAGTTCGGGTTGAGCGTCGCCAGTGCCCGGGTGCTCCAGCGACTCTCGTGCGGTTCACGGACCGTGCAGGAACTGGCGGTGTCCGCCTATCTCGGACCGCGGGCCACCGAGGATGCCGTCAGTGAGCTGATCGAGTCCGGCCTCGTCGTCCGGAACGAGGACCGATTCTCTCTGTCCACCGACGGTTCCGCCACATACGAACAGATCGCCGAGATCGCACGCCGGTTCAACAGGGACGCCTTGGCCGACCTGGACGACTCCGACGTGGCCGCGACCCGGCGAGTCCTCGAGGCGCTCGCGCGTTCGTAG
- a CDS encoding acyl-CoA dehydrogenase, translating to MLTNLETNPSSLASTDDLASGEEYAARAYRVGAQYLADVDDILDIVRAGRAETERLNRVPDATVEAMTRAGVFRAMTPLQYGGLEMAPASFFEGIMKIAGAEASAAWIGGQLNVHSFEIALMDERLQDEFWSDGPDTRASSSYAPTGSWEAVSGGYVLDGTWGFSSGVDHAQWIIVGGGDRNFVVPRSDFEIDQNSWDVAGLRGTGSKSVTMSKVFVPDYRAHVLADTYHDRNPGWEVNDRPLYRVSFLSIFNSTMANSATGAALGAFEEFIGESKVRRMRRGTGAAVTENPHLLVRLVDALSKVQMIRRRHLDNWRFLFEVACEGRTATPLERMKIRFEAADAISESLDALYTIWPVSGAGAILSNNHIQRVFRDLLAMRVHGSAGREAAASLYAHALLELPGPDFESNPSMRTLAYHR from the coding sequence ATGCTGACCAACCTCGAGACGAATCCCTCGTCGCTCGCCTCAACGGACGACCTCGCTTCGGGCGAAGAGTACGCGGCCCGCGCGTACCGCGTGGGTGCGCAGTACCTCGCCGATGTCGACGACATCCTCGACATCGTGCGTGCCGGTCGGGCGGAAACCGAACGCCTGAATCGGGTACCGGACGCGACGGTCGAGGCCATGACGCGTGCCGGTGTCTTCCGGGCGATGACGCCCCTGCAGTACGGCGGCCTCGAGATGGCGCCTGCGTCCTTCTTCGAAGGCATCATGAAGATCGCCGGCGCGGAGGCATCGGCCGCGTGGATCGGCGGGCAGCTCAACGTTCACTCGTTCGAGATCGCGCTCATGGACGAGCGCCTACAGGACGAGTTCTGGAGCGACGGCCCGGACACCAGGGCGTCGAGCTCGTATGCACCCACGGGAAGCTGGGAAGCTGTGTCGGGCGGCTACGTTCTGGACGGGACGTGGGGGTTCTCCAGTGGTGTCGACCACGCCCAGTGGATCATCGTCGGCGGTGGTGACCGCAACTTCGTGGTGCCCCGTTCCGATTTCGAGATCGATCAGAACAGCTGGGACGTCGCGGGTCTGCGCGGGACCGGTAGCAAGTCGGTGACAATGAGCAAGGTATTCGTACCCGACTACCGGGCCCACGTTCTCGCCGACACCTACCACGATCGCAATCCGGGCTGGGAGGTGAACGATCGTCCCCTCTACCGCGTCTCCTTCCTCTCGATCTTCAACTCCACCATGGCCAACTCCGCGACGGGAGCCGCCCTCGGGGCATTCGAAGAGTTCATTGGGGAGAGCAAGGTTCGGCGCATGCGTCGCGGTACCGGTGCCGCCGTCACGGAGAACCCTCACCTGCTGGTCCGTCTCGTCGATGCGCTGTCGAAGGTCCAGATGATCCGGCGCAGGCATCTGGACAACTGGCGCTTCCTCTTCGAGGTCGCATGCGAGGGACGTACCGCCACTCCGTTGGAACGTATGAAGATCCGCTTCGAGGCGGCCGACGCGATCTCGGAGAGTCTCGATGCCCTCTACACGATCTGGCCGGTCTCAGGCGCGGGAGCGATTCTCTCGAACAACCACATCCAGCGGGTGTTCCGTGATCTGCTCGCCATGCGCGTCCACGGTTCCGCCGGACGCGAGGCGGCCGCGTCGCTGTACGCACACGCGCTTCTCGAACTTCCGGGACCGGACTTCGAAAGCAACCCGTCCATGCGCACGCTGGCGTACCACCGATGA
- a CDS encoding aldehyde dehydrogenase family protein: MTSIGTATRRALCERGVRIGNRDVFPDSASDVFDPFSGTLVGRVGNATEELADAAVDLAHRALDRPVPAHERACVLDRIADLLVASKEALAELICAEVAKPIVMAEGEVDRAVETFRLSAAVARTQTGRGVAMDATPAGVGKIGFTRGVPIGVVTAIAPFNFPLNLVAHKLAPAFAVGCPVVLKPAPQSPLTAFLLADICEEAGMPDGYLSVIPGDPADISAVIIEDPRVAAISFTGSAPVGWHIAKAGARKKVMLELGNASPAIIEADADLERVADTLVPSAFGFAGQTCVSVQRIYAHVGVVDELTELLVGRIGALGVGDPRDRMVLCGPPIDQRATERLLGGIRQATDAGASVVIGGGMRDDVILEPTLLTNVPQSCDLIQEEAFGPVLGLVGVESFDEAVELANDSKYGLQAAVFTSDVRTALAATEQLNFGTVLVNESPAFRADNMPYGGVRESGNTKEGPESTARELAIEKVCVLQM; encoded by the coding sequence ATGACCTCGATCGGTACGGCCACACGCCGAGCACTGTGCGAGCGCGGGGTGCGGATCGGAAACAGAGACGTCTTTCCGGATTCCGCATCCGACGTGTTCGACCCCTTCAGCGGGACGCTCGTGGGCCGAGTCGGGAATGCAACGGAAGAACTTGCGGACGCCGCCGTCGATCTGGCCCACCGAGCACTGGATCGACCTGTCCCGGCTCACGAGCGCGCTTGCGTGCTCGATCGGATCGCCGATCTCCTCGTCGCATCGAAGGAGGCGCTCGCCGAGTTGATCTGCGCAGAGGTGGCGAAGCCGATCGTAATGGCAGAAGGGGAGGTCGACCGGGCCGTCGAGACGTTCCGGTTGTCCGCTGCCGTTGCCAGAACGCAGACCGGCCGTGGTGTCGCCATGGATGCCACGCCCGCCGGGGTCGGCAAGATCGGGTTCACGCGAGGTGTGCCGATCGGTGTGGTCACTGCCATTGCCCCGTTCAACTTCCCATTGAATCTCGTTGCTCACAAACTCGCACCGGCCTTCGCCGTCGGTTGCCCGGTGGTGCTCAAACCCGCCCCTCAATCGCCGTTGACGGCATTCCTCCTCGCCGACATCTGCGAGGAGGCCGGGATGCCGGACGGATACCTCTCGGTGATCCCGGGCGACCCGGCAGACATCAGCGCGGTGATCATCGAGGATCCGCGTGTTGCAGCGATCAGTTTCACGGGCTCGGCTCCTGTCGGATGGCACATCGCGAAGGCGGGAGCACGCAAAAAGGTCATGCTCGAACTCGGCAACGCGAGCCCTGCCATCATCGAGGCCGACGCCGATCTCGAGCGTGTCGCGGACACGCTCGTCCCCAGCGCCTTCGGCTTCGCCGGTCAGACCTGTGTCTCCGTGCAACGGATCTACGCGCACGTCGGGGTGGTGGACGAACTGACGGAGCTGCTGGTGGGGAGGATCGGTGCACTCGGAGTCGGTGACCCACGGGATCGGATGGTGCTCTGCGGTCCTCCGATCGATCAACGAGCAACCGAACGCCTTCTGGGCGGTATCCGTCAGGCGACCGACGCCGGCGCATCCGTGGTGATCGGTGGTGGGATGAGGGACGACGTGATCCTCGAGCCCACCCTGCTGACGAACGTCCCGCAATCCTGCGACCTCATCCAGGAGGAGGCATTCGGTCCGGTGCTCGGCCTCGTCGGGGTGGAGTCCTTCGACGAAGCGGTCGAATTGGCGAACGACTCGAAGTACGGGCTTCAGGCGGCGGTCTTCACGTCCGATGTGCGTACTGCCCTCGCAGCTACGGAACAGTTGAACTTCGGGACTGTTCTCGTCAACGAATCGCCGGCTTTCCGTGCCGATAACATGCCGTACGGCGGAGTCCGGGAATCCGGCAACACGAAGGAAGGGCCGGAATCGACCGCCCGAGAGCTCGCGATCGAAAAGGTCTGCGTACTGCAGATGTGA
- a CDS encoding ABC transporter ATP-binding protein: MSTTHTGKATSHEELLVVENLGKRYGDHQVLGGIDVAVRSGEFMCIVGPSGAGKTTLLQCLSGLTDPTSGSVTLRGRRVTEPPAEMAIVFQDYSRSLMPWLSILDNVILPLRTTIKDKKKRTAKAMDALVEVGLKDHIDKYPWQLSGGMQQRVAIARALAYEPAIVLMDEPFASVDAQTRADLEDLTLRVKNHLGITILLVTHDIDEAVYLSDRVLVLGRKPTQVVDLIETHLGAERDQIATKATREFADLRSRVYREIRHGEIPSSAGSVAAPTAD; this comes from the coding sequence ATGAGCACCACACACACGGGTAAGGCCACCTCGCACGAGGAACTCCTCGTCGTGGAGAACCTCGGAAAGCGGTACGGCGATCACCAGGTCCTCGGTGGCATCGATGTCGCCGTCCGCAGCGGCGAGTTCATGTGCATCGTCGGCCCGTCCGGAGCGGGAAAGACGACGCTTCTCCAGTGTCTCTCCGGCCTGACGGATCCGACCTCCGGATCGGTCACCCTCCGGGGACGGAGAGTGACGGAACCGCCGGCGGAGATGGCGATCGTCTTCCAGGACTACTCCCGGTCGCTGATGCCGTGGCTCTCCATCCTCGACAATGTGATCCTCCCGCTGCGGACCACGATCAAGGACAAGAAGAAGCGCACCGCGAAGGCGATGGACGCTCTCGTCGAGGTCGGGCTGAAGGACCACATCGATAAGTACCCGTGGCAGCTGTCCGGTGGTATGCAGCAGCGAGTGGCGATCGCCCGCGCCCTCGCCTACGAACCTGCCATCGTCTTGATGGACGAGCCGTTCGCCTCGGTCGATGCCCAGACACGCGCGGACCTCGAGGATCTGACCCTGCGGGTGAAGAACCACCTCGGTATTACGATCCTGCTGGTCACACACGACATCGACGAGGCGGTCTACCTGTCCGATCGAGTGCTCGTACTGGGCAGGAAGCCGACCCAGGTGGTGGATCTGATCGAGACGCATCTCGGTGCCGAGCGCGACCAGATCGCGACCAAGGCCACTCGTGAGTTCGCGGACCTGCGCAGCCGGGTCTACCGGGAGATCCGCCACGGTGAGATCCCGAGCTCGGCCGGTTCGGTGGCAGCGCCCACCGCAGACTGA
- a CDS encoding ABC transporter permease, whose product MKRITGFAWEAWLPIVLVITWLAVSANSSSFYFPSLSKILDRLQSVWFFDGIVENVLPSLGRVLLGFGIAVIVGVVGGIVLGLLPRFEETVRPILEFLRATPGVALLPIAVIFLGIDDTMKIFLIALASMWPILLNTIDGVRSVEPVLLRMSRSYRIPLKNRIRYIYAPHAAPQIFAGARLALAIATVVMVVTEMIGSPGGIGYFILDSQRSFNILNMWSGIVMLGVLGYLLNLAARLVEGRVLDWHNKKNA is encoded by the coding sequence ATGAAGCGCATCACCGGATTCGCCTGGGAAGCTTGGCTTCCGATCGTCCTGGTCATCACGTGGTTGGCGGTCTCGGCCAACAGTTCGTCCTTCTACTTCCCATCCCTCTCCAAGATTCTCGATCGTCTGCAATCGGTGTGGTTCTTCGACGGGATCGTCGAGAACGTTCTGCCCAGCCTCGGTCGGGTCCTCCTCGGGTTCGGTATCGCCGTGATCGTCGGTGTGGTCGGAGGGATCGTCCTGGGGCTGCTGCCCCGCTTCGAGGAGACGGTCCGGCCCATCCTCGAATTCCTCCGGGCAACACCTGGCGTCGCGCTCCTCCCCATCGCCGTCATCTTCCTCGGGATCGACGACACGATGAAGATCTTCCTGATCGCTCTCGCGTCCATGTGGCCGATCCTGCTCAATACGATCGATGGCGTGCGGTCGGTGGAACCGGTGCTGCTCAGGATGTCCCGGAGCTACCGGATCCCGTTGAAGAACCGGATCCGTTATATCTACGCCCCACATGCGGCACCGCAGATCTTCGCCGGCGCTCGCCTGGCGCTCGCCATCGCGACGGTGGTCATGGTCGTGACGGAGATGATCGGTTCCCCCGGCGGTATCGGCTACTTCATCCTCGATTCACAGCGCAGCTTCAACATTCTCAATATGTGGTCCGGCATCGTGATGCTGGGTGTGCTGGGCTACCTGCTCAATCTCGCTGCCCGACTGGTCGAGGGACGAGTCCTCGACTGGCACAACAAGAAGAACGCTTAG
- a CDS encoding ABC transporter permease, whose product MSSADTKLKPAVPAKSGPRPAASDAGRRKVGPVPKLIAIAAVLAAWQAIAMSPLVDAGSLPTPVMVVEALIGLWGSGTYWTALGTTIGVWAMGLGLSALIGVPAGLLIGSSLRATQSTRWIVDFFRSIPTIALLPLVLLLFGATSRMEITMIVLSAVWPLLIQSMYAAKQVEPLHKWVVRVFRISTVDRLRYLWVPSVALLVFTGLRLAATMALLMTISAEYLGGAPGLGSELSHMEQAFKRPEVFAYAITAGVLGLLVNTLVVSAQRRLLWWHPVIRGEHSA is encoded by the coding sequence GTGTCATCGGCCGATACCAAGTTGAAGCCGGCAGTGCCGGCCAAGTCCGGACCGCGTCCAGCGGCGTCCGACGCAGGACGACGTAAGGTCGGCCCCGTACCCAAGCTGATCGCGATCGCCGCGGTCCTCGCCGCATGGCAAGCGATCGCCATGAGCCCACTGGTCGACGCCGGATCGCTCCCGACTCCGGTGATGGTCGTCGAAGCGCTGATCGGTCTGTGGGGCAGCGGTACCTACTGGACCGCGCTCGGAACCACCATCGGTGTGTGGGCGATGGGTCTGGGCCTGTCCGCACTCATCGGCGTTCCCGCCGGCCTCCTGATCGGGTCCTCGCTGCGCGCCACTCAGAGCACGCGGTGGATCGTCGACTTCTTCCGCAGCATTCCTACGATCGCTCTCCTGCCGCTCGTGCTCCTCCTGTTCGGAGCGACGAGTCGGATGGAGATCACCATGATCGTCCTGTCGGCGGTCTGGCCTCTGCTCATCCAGTCCATGTACGCGGCGAAGCAGGTGGAGCCACTGCACAAGTGGGTCGTTCGGGTGTTCCGGATCTCCACCGTCGACCGTCTGCGGTACCTGTGGGTGCCGAGTGTGGCGCTGCTCGTCTTCACCGGCCTGCGGCTCGCCGCCACCATGGCCCTGCTGATGACCATCAGTGCCGAATACCTCGGTGGAGCACCCGGACTCGGCTCGGAACTGTCCCACATGGAGCAGGCGTTCAAGCGTCCGGAAGTCTTCGCCTACGCGATCACCGCGGGTGTCCTCGGACTTCTCGTCAACACCCTGGTCGTGTCCGCACAGCGCCGTCTGCTGTGGTGGCACCCGGTCATCCGAGGGGAGCATTCGGCATGA
- a CDS encoding ABC transporter substrate-binding protein, which yields MSLAVLSAPRVRRVAAVTAAAALTLLAGACGSSEGASADQATDISVGSSPGLSGVGLRAGISEGIFSDLGLNVTAAANKSANDAVPQLLSGTLQIAQMDTVTLMQARVQGLPVRVVAGAGVQATDGEDGVPSAASVVTAASSAIQSPTDLVDRKVGVPAIKTQTWMNIRAVVDKAGGDSSRIDFVEVPPAQTIDLVQQGYVDAATPNEPLASSAIASGTVRLVHNTDAPGNQGVPSSVYVASEEFIAKNPDTVRKFVEGIHQAAEIVNADKEIAKKVAIEELGFSEEQLANAFIQPFATTPVTAEQLDKIANLAVEYEILTEKPSFDEILVGSE from the coding sequence ATGTCACTCGCGGTCCTCTCAGCACCCCGTGTCCGTCGCGTTGCCGCTGTTACAGCAGCTGCCGCGCTCACCCTGCTCGCCGGCGCCTGCGGTTCCTCCGAGGGTGCATCCGCCGACCAGGCCACCGACATCTCGGTCGGTAGCTCGCCCGGCCTGTCGGGTGTCGGACTGCGTGCCGGCATCAGCGAAGGGATCTTTTCCGATCTCGGATTGAACGTCACTGCCGCAGCGAACAAGTCGGCGAACGACGCAGTTCCACAGCTGCTCAGCGGTACGCTGCAGATCGCCCAGATGGACACGGTCACCCTGATGCAGGCCCGAGTTCAGGGCCTTCCCGTCCGGGTGGTCGCGGGCGCCGGTGTGCAGGCCACCGACGGTGAGGACGGAGTGCCGTCGGCAGCGAGCGTTGTGACGGCGGCGTCGAGTGCGATCCAGTCCCCGACCGACCTCGTCGACCGCAAGGTGGGAGTCCCGGCAATCAAGACGCAGACGTGGATGAACATCCGCGCTGTGGTCGACAAAGCTGGCGGCGACTCCAGCCGGATCGACTTCGTCGAGGTCCCGCCCGCCCAGACGATCGACCTGGTGCAGCAGGGATACGTCGACGCCGCGACACCGAACGAACCGCTCGCATCGAGCGCGATCGCATCGGGGACCGTTCGGCTCGTCCACAACACGGACGCACCCGGCAACCAGGGTGTGCCATCGTCGGTCTACGTCGCGTCCGAGGAGTTCATCGCGAAGAATCCCGACACTGTCCGGAAATTCGTCGAGGGCATCCATCAGGCAGCGGAGATCGTCAACGCGGACAAGGAGATCGCCAAGAAGGTCGCGATCGAGGAGCTCGGCTTCTCCGAGGAGCAGCTGGCGAATGCCTTTATCCAGCCGTTCGCGACGACTCCCGTCACGGCAGAGCAACTCGACAAGATCGCGAACCTCGCGGTGGAGTACGAGATCCTCACCGAGAAGCCGAGTTTCGACGAAATCCTCGTAGGATCCGAGTAG
- a CDS encoding IclR family transcriptional regulator, producing MTALTDEQFMVDAQSEADADRKNEQRGTASVLKALQLLDEFLSGEESMGVSDIARRAGVPTSTAYRLLAYLVESGFVSKEGTRYRPGDKLFELGNRVAHSRPRGLREQVAPYLGELYAVSGMTTRLAILDRADIVIVDKVVGLRTLPAPTAIGGRAPATCTALGKALLAFQPTDEVAKVLPDPLPRRTRHSITNLAILYRQFAETRATGLAYDKQESVLGQVCVAAPIVCRGKAVAAISLSAPAVRVNLAHSEAALTRAVRQIERTLVV from the coding sequence GTGACCGCACTTACAGACGAACAGTTCATGGTCGACGCACAGTCCGAGGCTGACGCTGACCGCAAGAACGAGCAGCGCGGTACGGCGTCGGTCCTGAAGGCGCTGCAACTCCTGGACGAGTTCCTCTCCGGTGAGGAATCCATGGGAGTCAGCGACATCGCTCGTCGTGCCGGTGTTCCGACGTCCACGGCCTACCGCCTTCTCGCGTACCTCGTCGAAAGCGGATTCGTGTCGAAGGAGGGTACTCGTTACCGGCCCGGCGACAAGCTGTTCGAACTGGGTAATCGCGTCGCGCACAGTCGACCCCGCGGCCTGCGTGAGCAGGTGGCCCCCTACCTCGGGGAGCTGTACGCGGTGTCCGGAATGACCACTCGGCTCGCGATCCTCGACCGGGCCGACATCGTCATCGTCGACAAGGTCGTCGGCCTACGCACCCTGCCGGCTCCGACGGCCATCGGAGGTCGTGCCCCCGCCACGTGCACGGCGCTGGGCAAAGCGCTCCTGGCGTTTCAGCCCACGGACGAAGTGGCGAAAGTGCTGCCGGACCCGCTGCCGCGTCGTACCCGTCACTCGATCACCAACCTTGCGATCCTCTATCGGCAGTTCGCAGAGACGCGGGCGACCGGTTTGGCCTACGACAAGCAAGAGTCCGTACTCGGGCAGGTCTGCGTCGCTGCGCCCATCGTCTGTCGTGGCAAGGCCGTTGCGGCAATCAGCCTCTCCGCGCCCGCTGTTCGCGTGAATCTGGCGCACTCTGAAGCGGCTCTCACGCGTGCTGTTCGTCAGATCGAACGAACTCTCGTGGTCTGA
- a CDS encoding TetR/AcrR family transcriptional regulator produces MKTARRNARGEVTLQRILDATVQLVGRYGYDNTTISRITKATQRPASSIYWYFEDKDDLIVTALENSYTRFPRDGRRPWQRFDPSTPLQSQLFEELAPELQASESETPLRLGITLALEGSAARSKVQEPFRRRRAAALAAIEKWWNDAFTATEADDERRHGGVWWMSTLTLAFLDGHYISDVVVDDPEIVSARSRAVAAFLTFAFEALCRGNASLEVPGEDGADTPDGATEHENGPSALLDVTRRLVAQHGYEGATIGRICTESGMQRSSVYWRYKDKDTLIKAAVADAFLELLIPLHDLPTPSEDWVADLASAIGATMRAAGDNPDTVKAGLLLEVQQWDPPTAGGTAVVEGSAAAEAAVAQWFSTARVAADSVEHLAWLVLRLIEGLMLGSVLGRPVPVDDLIRLLAMMVENGPPREALP; encoded by the coding sequence ATGAAGACTGCCCGACGTAACGCCCGCGGAGAGGTCACTCTCCAGCGCATTCTCGATGCAACCGTGCAGCTCGTCGGCCGGTACGGCTACGACAACACCACGATCTCCCGAATCACGAAGGCCACACAGCGACCCGCGAGTTCGATCTACTGGTACTTCGAGGACAAGGACGATCTCATCGTCACGGCGCTCGAGAATTCGTACACGCGTTTCCCTCGCGACGGTCGGCGGCCGTGGCAGCGGTTCGATCCCTCGACTCCCCTGCAGAGCCAATTGTTCGAGGAGCTCGCACCCGAGCTCCAGGCCTCCGAGTCCGAAACACCGCTCCGTCTGGGCATCACACTCGCACTGGAAGGAAGCGCCGCACGGTCCAAGGTTCAAGAACCCTTCCGACGTCGCCGCGCAGCGGCGCTGGCCGCCATCGAGAAGTGGTGGAACGACGCATTCACGGCGACCGAGGCCGACGACGAACGTCGTCACGGCGGAGTGTGGTGGATGTCCACTCTCACTCTTGCGTTCCTCGACGGTCACTACATCTCGGATGTGGTCGTCGACGATCCCGAGATCGTCTCCGCACGCAGCCGGGCGGTCGCCGCGTTCCTCACCTTCGCGTTCGAGGCACTGTGCCGTGGCAACGCATCCCTCGAGGTACCCGGTGAAGACGGGGCCGACACCCCTGATGGTGCCACCGAGCACGAGAACGGACCGTCCGCCCTGCTCGACGTCACACGCAGACTCGTTGCCCAGCACGGCTACGAAGGCGCGACGATCGGACGGATCTGCACGGAGTCCGGGATGCAGAGAAGCTCGGTGTACTGGCGTTACAAGGACAAGGACACCCTGATCAAAGCCGCGGTGGCCGATGCCTTCCTCGAACTGCTCATACCGTTGCACGACCTACCCACGCCCTCGGAGGACTGGGTGGCCGATCTGGCGTCCGCGATCGGTGCGACGATGCGGGCAGCGGGCGACAACCCCGACACCGTCAAGGCCGGCCTGCTCCTCGAAGTGCAGCAGTGGGACCCTCCCACCGCAGGCGGCACAGCAGTGGTGGAAGGGAGTGCCGCCGCGGAAGCAGCCGTTGCCCAATGGTTTTCCACAGCCCGCGTCGCTGCGGACTCGGTCGAGCACCTCGCGTGGCTCGTCCTCAGGCTCATCGAGGGGCTGATGCTCGGCTCGGTTCTCGGGCGGCCCGTTCCCGTCGACGACCTGATCCGGCTTCTTGCGATGATGGTCGAGAACGGACCTCCTCGCGAGGCGCTCCCCTGA
- a CDS encoding carboxymuconolactone decarboxylase family protein codes for MARIPYFDPEKASDRVLKSLAGKRKINVFRMIANSENCAPEVFALGQTVSKGSSLDPVHREVVILRVAHLSGANYQWHEHTVVAQRVGLSPKKIDSVASYPEKGAEEFDPFEELLLRFTDAVVETTTTPDEVFDAIHARYGDSKMVELVLIIGFYMMVGRIMNTFELELETHPVESYRLRLE; via the coding sequence TTGGCACGTATCCCGTATTTCGATCCGGAGAAGGCATCGGACCGTGTCCTGAAGTCGCTGGCCGGCAAACGGAAGATCAACGTCTTCCGGATGATCGCCAACTCGGAGAACTGCGCTCCCGAGGTGTTCGCGCTCGGTCAGACCGTCAGTAAGGGCAGCTCACTCGATCCGGTGCATCGCGAGGTCGTGATCCTGAGGGTCGCCCATCTGTCCGGTGCGAACTACCAATGGCACGAGCACACGGTCGTCGCCCAGCGAGTAGGTTTGTCCCCGAAAAAGATCGATAGCGTGGCGTCGTACCCCGAGAAGGGAGCCGAGGAGTTCGATCCGTTCGAGGAACTGCTCCTGCGGTTCACCGATGCTGTTGTGGAGACGACCACTACGCCGGATGAGGTCTTCGATGCGATCCACGCCCGGTACGGCGATTCCAAGATGGTGGAACTGGTCCTGATCATCGGCTTCTACATGATGGTCGGTCGGATCATGAACACCTTCGAATTGGAACTCGAAACGCATCCGGTCGAGTCCTACCGACTCAGGCTGGAGTGA